A region of the Rhizobium binae genome:
TCGTCCTGCTGTCGATCCCAAGCGCCTTCGCGCAGGAGCATCCGGAGGGAGACATCACCTCCCAGGACGAGATCAAGCAGTTCTGCACCAACATCGCCGATCCCGCCCGCGATCAGCGTTATCTCCTGCAGAAGCAGGAACTGGAAAAGCTTCGCGCCGACATCGACGCCCGCGTCGCCGAGATGGACAAGCGCAAGGCCGAATACCAGGACTGGCTGAAGCGGCGCGACGATTTCCTGAAACAGGCGGAAGCCGGTCTCACTGAAATCTACAAGAAGATGAAGCCGGATGCGGCCGCGCTCCAGCTGCAGGATATGAATATAGAGGTGGCCTCCGCCGTGATCATGCGGCTCAGCCCGCGCCAGTCGAGCCTCATCCTCAATGAGATGGACCCGAAGAAGGCGGCGGCCATCGCCAGCATCATCGCCAGTGCGTCCGATCCCAATACCTCGAAGGATCCTTCATGAACATGCGTTTCCCGGCCGCGTTCGCCGCCCTCGCACTCCTTGCAGGCTGCCAGTCTCCGACGGCGGTCAGCGAGATCGGCCGGGCGCCCGCCATGAGCCCGATCGGCAGCGGCCTTGCCTATGGCCAGACGCCG
Encoded here:
- a CDS encoding MotE family protein: MKTILNHDMTVLQLLRRLALPAAGLVLLSIPSAFAQEHPEGDITSQDEIKQFCTNIADPARDQRYLLQKQELEKLRADIDARVAEMDKRKAEYQDWLKRRDDFLKQAEAGLTEIYKKMKPDAAALQLQDMNIEVASAVIMRLSPRQSSLILNEMDPKKAAAIASIIASASDPNTSKDPS